In Mus musculus strain C57BL/6J chromosome 9, GRCm38.p6 C57BL/6J, one genomic interval encodes:
- the Pate4 gene encoding prostate and testis expressed protein 4 precursor: protein MNSVTKISTLLIVILSFLCFVEGLICNSCEKSRDSRCTMSQSRCVAKPGESCSTVSHFVGTKHVYSKQMCSPQCKEKQLNTGKKLIYIMCCEKNLCNSF from the exons ATGAATTCAGTGACGAAAATCAGCACACTGCTCATCGTGATTTTatcctttctctgttttgtggAGG GTCTGATCTGTAATTCATGTGAAAAGTCACGAGATTCAAGATGTACAATGTCACAAAGCAGATGCGTTGCAAAACCTGGTGAATCATGCAGTACCGTATCACACTTTGTTG GAACAAAGCATGTGTACTCAAAGCAAATGTGCTCGCCTCAGTGCAAGGAAAAACAGCTTAACACTGGAAAGAAGTTGATTTACATAATGTGCTGCGAAAAAAACTTGTGTAATAGCTTCTAG